One segment of Sandaracinaceae bacterium DNA contains the following:
- a CDS encoding pirin family protein, with protein MTILERVPLGFPWKTWDPFLFCVHHLDRYPEGDARMAPKASLAGRRLGMDFDGKDGWSMYHGEVVPGFPAHPHRGFETVTIARRGYIDHADSLGATARFGHGDVQWVTAGSGVVHSEMFPLVRQDAPNPTELFQIWLNLPRASKMVAPHFTMLWSEQIPRLVEDGVDVAVVAGAIGEHRPPSPPPDSWAAREDADVAIFTLKLAPGASFTLPPARPGTNRAVYFFGGESLRLGDEALALGSGARVTPDEALTLSNGGAEAEVLVLQGRPIGEPVVQHGPFVMNSKQEIQQTFLDYQRTRFGGWPWDDDAPVHPRERGRFAIHADGSEEHADG; from the coding sequence ATGACGATCCTCGAGCGCGTGCCCCTCGGCTTCCCGTGGAAGACCTGGGATCCCTTCCTCTTCTGCGTCCATCACCTCGACCGCTACCCCGAGGGGGACGCGCGCATGGCGCCGAAGGCGTCGCTCGCGGGCCGTCGCCTCGGGATGGACTTCGACGGTAAGGACGGCTGGAGCATGTACCACGGCGAGGTGGTGCCCGGGTTCCCGGCGCATCCTCACCGCGGCTTCGAGACGGTCACCATCGCGCGGCGCGGCTACATCGACCACGCGGACTCGCTCGGCGCGACGGCGCGCTTCGGGCACGGTGACGTGCAGTGGGTCACCGCCGGCAGCGGGGTCGTGCACTCGGAGATGTTCCCGCTCGTGCGACAGGACGCGCCGAACCCGACCGAGCTGTTCCAGATCTGGCTCAACCTGCCGCGCGCCTCGAAGATGGTCGCGCCCCACTTCACGATGCTCTGGAGCGAGCAGATCCCGAGGCTGGTCGAGGACGGAGTCGACGTCGCGGTGGTCGCGGGCGCGATCGGAGAGCACCGGCCCCCCTCGCCGCCGCCGGACAGCTGGGCCGCCCGAGAGGACGCGGACGTGGCCATCTTCACGCTGAAGCTCGCGCCCGGCGCGTCGTTCACCCTGCCGCCTGCCCGGCCTGGGACGAACCGCGCCGTCTACTTCTTCGGCGGTGAGTCCCTGCGGCTCGGCGACGAGGCGCTCGCGCTGGGCAGCGGCGCGCGCGTGACGCCCGACGAGGCGCTGACGCTCTCCAACGGAGGCGCGGAGGCGGAGGTGCTCGTGCTGCAGGGCCGCCCGATCGGAGAGCCGGTGGTCCAGCACGGGCCCTTCGTGATGAACAGCAAGCAGGAGATCCAGCAGACGTTCCTCGACTACCAGCGCACGCGCTTCGGGGGCTGGCCCTGGGACGACGACGCGCCGGTCCACCCGCGCGAGCGCGGCCGGTTCGCGATCCACGCGGACGGGTCGGAGGAGCACGCGGACGGGTAG
- a CDS encoding EGF domain-containing protein produces the protein MRGLIACVLVWALPGLALACPEYLDYVPSTSAGCLTCHNNASGGGGCATPPCFNDFGDDFNALLPGAMNSCASIRDGSSVWRASLARFDHDGDGWTTGQELGDPFANWTYPASQVTGYASPGVSSDAPSENLCSIPALNDCTAGPSGGRCVDVYSNGRWDCSCAAGFTGVSHLRTSSHDWAGGMRNRYSIVSRTPPQCRDIDECTEAPINCGVGTCRNLTGNYTCDCDPDEACTMPASGGRCLFCVSGCAPAIEDCVNTPNATCVPQAGAPPFRCDCPTGYTGDGRTSGTGCADIDECTDGSDPCGIGSGAGATCTNRVPHLDGDRYTCTCSAGFRYDGTTCVDVDECGDDPTRCGPGSCFGSTPPAAPDSWSCNCNAGYQSAGAPQPLCVDIDECLDPGVSLCSSDATCTNTDGSWFCTCNPGYEDVDGNGRNCVDIDECARGTDACDPNADCTNQPGSYSCACRAPFWAGSGFTCVDVDECARGTDGCGLNEDCVNQIGAEATCVCRVGTTRDAVSGECVVACGDGSRGPGEACDDGNTTAGDGCDARCDVEAGYTCREPFAGGTSMCTDTCGDGLIDAGEECDDGAGNSDTAVDGCRTTCDFASCGDGVTDTGEECDDGAGNSDTAADGCRVTCHLAYCGDGVVDMGEICDPGGGLPGASVVGTCTTACSPDGGVDPSDPPILTGGACSCRAGGSTPTPRWIWLLALVALVFTARARGGSGSRAPRSRS, from the coding sequence ATGCGGGGGTTGATCGCGTGCGTGCTGGTCTGGGCGCTGCCTGGCCTCGCGCTCGCGTGTCCGGAGTACTTGGACTACGTGCCCTCCACTTCGGCGGGGTGCCTGACGTGCCACAACAACGCCAGCGGCGGTGGCGGCTGTGCGACGCCGCCGTGCTTCAACGACTTCGGCGACGACTTCAACGCGCTGCTGCCGGGCGCGATGAACAGCTGCGCGTCGATTCGCGACGGGAGCTCGGTGTGGAGGGCGTCGCTCGCCCGCTTCGACCATGACGGCGACGGCTGGACCACCGGTCAGGAGCTCGGCGATCCCTTCGCCAACTGGACCTACCCCGCCTCGCAGGTGACCGGCTACGCGAGCCCTGGCGTGAGCTCCGACGCCCCGTCCGAGAACCTCTGCAGCATCCCCGCGCTCAACGACTGCACGGCCGGCCCGTCCGGGGGGCGCTGCGTCGACGTCTACAGCAACGGCCGCTGGGACTGCTCCTGCGCCGCGGGGTTCACGGGCGTCAGCCACCTGCGCACCTCCAGCCACGACTGGGCCGGCGGCATGCGGAACCGCTACTCCATCGTCTCGCGCACGCCCCCGCAGTGCCGGGACATCGACGAGTGCACCGAGGCCCCCATCAACTGCGGCGTCGGCACCTGTCGCAACCTCACCGGCAACTACACGTGTGACTGTGACCCGGACGAGGCCTGCACGATGCCCGCCTCGGGAGGGCGCTGCCTCTTCTGCGTGAGCGGGTGCGCGCCCGCCATCGAGGACTGCGTGAACACGCCCAACGCGACCTGCGTCCCCCAGGCGGGCGCGCCGCCCTTCCGCTGCGACTGCCCCACCGGGTACACGGGCGACGGGAGGACCTCCGGCACGGGCTGCGCCGACATCGACGAGTGCACCGACGGAAGCGATCCGTGCGGCATCGGGAGCGGCGCGGGCGCGACCTGCACCAACCGGGTCCCGCACCTCGACGGCGACCGATACACGTGCACCTGCAGCGCTGGCTTCCGGTACGACGGAACCACGTGCGTCGACGTCGACGAGTGCGGCGACGATCCGACGCGCTGCGGCCCCGGCTCCTGCTTCGGCAGCACCCCGCCCGCCGCGCCGGACTCGTGGAGCTGCAACTGCAACGCGGGCTACCAGAGCGCGGGCGCGCCTCAGCCGCTGTGCGTGGACATCGACGAGTGCCTCGACCCGGGCGTGTCCCTGTGCAGCAGCGACGCGACCTGCACCAACACCGACGGCAGCTGGTTCTGCACCTGCAACCCCGGCTACGAGGACGTGGACGGCAACGGGCGCAACTGCGTCGACATCGACGAGTGCGCGCGCGGCACGGACGCGTGTGACCCGAACGCCGACTGCACCAACCAGCCAGGCAGCTACTCGTGCGCTTGCCGGGCGCCCTTCTGGGCCGGCTCGGGCTTCACCTGCGTGGACGTGGACGAGTGCGCGCGCGGCACCGACGGCTGCGGGCTCAACGAGGACTGCGTCAACCAGATCGGCGCCGAGGCGACCTGCGTGTGCCGCGTCGGCACCACGCGCGACGCGGTGAGCGGGGAGTGCGTCGTCGCCTGCGGAGACGGCTCGCGCGGGCCCGGCGAGGCGTGCGACGACGGCAACACGACGGCGGGCGACGGCTGCGACGCGCGCTGCGACGTCGAGGCCGGCTACACCTGCCGAGAGCCCTTCGCGGGCGGCACCTCGATGTGCACGGACACCTGCGGCGACGGGCTCATCGACGCGGGCGAGGAGTGCGACGACGGCGCCGGCAACTCCGACACCGCGGTCGACGGCTGCCGCACCACGTGCGACTTCGCGTCGTGCGGCGACGGGGTGACCGACACGGGCGAGGAGTGCGATGACGGCGCCGGGAACTCCGACACCGCGGCCGACGGCTGCCGCGTCACCTGCCACCTCGCCTACTGCGGCGACGGCGTCGTGGACATGGGCGAGATCTGCGATCCCGGCGGCGGCCTGCCCGGCGCGTCGGTGGTCGGCACGTGCACGACGGCGTGCAGCCCCGACGGCGGCGTGGACCCGAGCGACCCGCCCATCCTGACGGGCGGCGCGTGCAGCTGCCGCGCGGGCGGCTCCACCCCGACCCCGCGCTGGATCTGGCTGCTCGCGCTCGTCGCGCTGGTCTTCACCGCCCGAGCGCGCGGCGGATCTGGATCACGAGCTCCTCGGTCGCGGTCGTGA
- a CDS encoding pectin acetylesterase-family hydrolase: protein MVDRAWGSAVAVALMVLAGCDGGEVDGVDAGTTPGRDGEVAPPMDGEVDRDSGPPPAMGCGNGTMDPGEECDDGNTAPFDGCQPDCTLWEAAAGEPLVPDAPRTWQYFEIEGAQCRDGSPAGIAISVNPDSDGVLIFLEGGGACFNEQCERITTDTVYREPTGGIFDRGNAENPVADWSMVYVPYCTGDVFAGNNPGATVPGVREPQNFVGYANMGRFMQRLVPTFREASRVLLTGVSAGGFGAAANYQQVADVFGPVQVMLLDDSGPPMSSEVVAPCLQQQWREIWNLDDTILADCGADCPDPNDWILDFSVHLMQRYPDRPAGLFSNTEDFIIRGFYGYGRNDCMPGFFPNVPADEFRAGLEAFRATSEAEGGVFRTFYTPGTTHTCISGSCFYETLSGATMAGWVGELIAGTASHVGP, encoded by the coding sequence ATGGTCGATCGAGCTTGGGGGAGCGCGGTGGCGGTCGCGCTCATGGTCCTCGCCGGATGTGACGGCGGTGAGGTGGACGGGGTGGACGCGGGGACGACCCCGGGTCGCGACGGCGAAGTGGCGCCGCCGATGGACGGGGAGGTGGACCGCGACTCCGGTCCGCCGCCCGCCATGGGCTGCGGCAACGGCACGATGGATCCGGGGGAGGAGTGCGACGACGGCAACACGGCGCCCTTCGACGGGTGCCAGCCGGATTGCACGCTGTGGGAGGCGGCGGCCGGGGAGCCCCTCGTGCCCGACGCGCCGCGCACCTGGCAGTACTTCGAGATCGAGGGCGCGCAGTGTCGCGACGGGAGCCCGGCGGGCATCGCCATCAGCGTCAACCCGGACTCGGACGGCGTGCTGATCTTCCTCGAGGGCGGCGGCGCGTGCTTCAACGAGCAGTGCGAGCGCATCACGACGGACACCGTCTACCGCGAGCCGACCGGCGGCATCTTCGACCGGGGCAACGCGGAGAACCCGGTCGCCGACTGGAGCATGGTCTACGTGCCCTACTGCACGGGGGACGTCTTCGCGGGCAACAACCCGGGCGCCACCGTGCCCGGCGTGCGCGAGCCCCAGAACTTCGTCGGCTACGCCAACATGGGGCGGTTCATGCAACGCCTCGTGCCGACGTTCCGGGAGGCGAGCCGCGTGCTCCTGACCGGCGTCAGCGCGGGCGGCTTCGGCGCCGCGGCCAACTACCAGCAGGTGGCCGACGTCTTCGGGCCCGTGCAGGTCATGTTGCTCGACGACTCCGGCCCGCCGATGTCGAGCGAGGTCGTCGCGCCGTGCCTCCAGCAGCAGTGGCGGGAGATCTGGAACCTCGACGACACCATCCTCGCGGACTGCGGCGCCGACTGCCCGGACCCGAACGACTGGATCCTCGACTTCTCGGTGCACCTGATGCAGCGCTACCCGGACCGTCCGGCCGGGCTCTTCAGCAACACCGAGGACTTCATCATCCGCGGCTTCTATGGCTACGGGCGCAACGACTGCATGCCCGGCTTCTTCCCGAACGTGCCGGCCGACGAGTTCCGCGCCGGGCTCGAGGCCTTCCGCGCCACCTCCGAGGCGGAGGGCGGAGTGTTCCGCACGTTCTATACGCCGGGCACGACCCACACCTGCATCTCCGGCAGCTGCTTCTACGAGACGCTCTCCGGCGCCACCATGGCCGGCTGGGTGGGCGAGCTGATCGCAGGCACCGCGTCGCATGTCGGCCCCTGA
- a CDS encoding CHAD domain-containing protein, translated as MGGSLLEVSSQEGARRVALRYLDQASKASERLHDTDDPGALHDFRVGLRRLRSCLRAYREIFGDRLAKKQRSRLGKIAGRTNPGRDAEVQLELVTKLGARAAPHERPGVTLVADQLERQKDEAYAHVRDELYRRFAKLQTSVREELSVYSVTYRVGEARREPRFCEAAADAMEVELDALSGALSQVKGIEDEAIAHDARIHGKRLRYLLEPFRGEKDLAKPLVKRLKALQDLLGDLNDLHNLAATVGETLEASALEGARRLREAATGVGGELHEELAADERPGLVALLQRTHGDRTRLLDDLLGGWLVEDGALVQLEADLRSFTASLRGRPPSGVEIERKYLLSGLPSACEGVTPLELDQGYVPGERLVERIRRVRDGGAEKFLRTVKSGRGLTRIEIEEECDRGTFETLWALTEGKRVQKKRYRVESDGFTWEIDAFTDRELFLAEVELDDPETEVTVPEWLAPHLVREVTNEDTYVNVNLAK; from the coding sequence ATGGGTGGGTCGCTGCTCGAAGTCTCGTCACAGGAGGGCGCGCGTCGCGTGGCCCTCCGCTACCTCGACCAGGCGTCCAAGGCGTCCGAGCGGCTGCACGACACCGACGACCCCGGCGCGCTCCACGACTTCCGGGTCGGGCTGCGCCGGCTGCGCTCGTGCCTCCGCGCGTACCGTGAGATCTTCGGGGACCGCCTGGCGAAGAAGCAGCGCTCGCGGCTCGGCAAGATCGCGGGGCGCACCAACCCGGGCCGCGACGCGGAGGTCCAGCTCGAGCTGGTCACCAAGCTCGGCGCGCGCGCGGCGCCGCACGAGCGCCCTGGCGTCACGCTCGTGGCCGATCAGCTAGAGAGGCAGAAGGACGAGGCCTACGCGCACGTCCGCGACGAGCTGTACCGGCGCTTCGCCAAGCTGCAGACGTCCGTCCGCGAGGAGCTCTCGGTCTACTCCGTCACCTACCGGGTCGGCGAGGCGCGCCGTGAGCCGCGCTTCTGTGAAGCCGCCGCCGACGCGATGGAGGTCGAGCTGGACGCGCTCAGCGGCGCCCTCTCCCAGGTGAAGGGCATCGAGGACGAGGCGATCGCGCACGACGCCCGCATCCACGGCAAGCGCCTGCGCTATCTGCTCGAGCCGTTCCGGGGGGAGAAGGATCTGGCCAAGCCGCTCGTGAAGCGGCTCAAGGCGCTGCAGGATCTGCTCGGCGACCTCAACGACCTGCACAACCTCGCGGCCACCGTCGGAGAGACCCTCGAGGCCTCGGCGCTCGAGGGCGCGCGCCGGCTCCGCGAGGCCGCGACCGGGGTGGGCGGGGAGCTGCACGAGGAGCTGGCCGCGGACGAGCGACCCGGCCTGGTCGCCCTCCTCCAGCGCACTCATGGCGACCGCACGCGCCTGCTCGACGATCTCCTCGGGGGCTGGCTCGTCGAGGACGGGGCGCTCGTCCAGCTCGAAGCCGACTTGCGAAGCTTCACCGCGTCGCTCCGCGGCCGGCCGCCGAGCGGGGTCGAGATCGAGCGCAAGTATCTCCTGAGCGGGCTGCCGTCGGCGTGCGAGGGCGTGACGCCGCTCGAGCTCGATCAGGGCTACGTACCGGGGGAGCGCCTCGTCGAGCGCATCCGCCGCGTGCGTGACGGCGGGGCCGAGAAATTCCTTCGGACGGTGAAGTCGGGGCGCGGGCTGACGCGCATCGAGATCGAGGAGGAGTGCGACCGCGGCACCTTCGAGACGCTCTGGGCGCTGACCGAGGGCAAGCGCGTGCAGAAGAAGCGCTACCGCGTCGAGAGCGACGGCTTCACCTGGGAGATCGACGCGTTCACCGATCGCGAGCTCTTCCTCGCCGAGGTCGAGCTCGACGACCCCGAGACCGAGGTCACGGTCCCCGAGTGGCTCGCCCCGCATCTCGTGCGCGAGGTCACGAACGAGGACACCTACGTCAACGTGAACCTCGCGAAGTAG